In the Bordetella genomosp. 10 genome, one interval contains:
- a CDS encoding lysophospholipid acyltransferase family protein, with translation MTRWQRFLRMAFAAVVARPVVRLWLGVNVRHRERLPLRGPAIVAANHNSHLDICTLLSLYPLARVPDVQPAAAADYFMKGGPLTWIARNLVGIVPVVRSGMKSANGERRDPLEGCYEALARGAILVIFPEGTRGEPERLQALKSGIAHLARRFPGAPVVPLYMHGLGKSMPKGSFIPLPVFVDIFIGRALSWRDDGGEDKAVFMQTLSDCFASLRLKARPTREDAQEDVDQENA, from the coding sequence ATGACGCGCTGGCAACGATTCCTGCGCATGGCTTTCGCCGCGGTGGTGGCGCGCCCCGTCGTGCGCCTGTGGCTGGGCGTGAACGTGCGGCATCGCGAACGGCTGCCGCTGCGCGGGCCGGCCATCGTGGCGGCCAATCACAATAGCCACCTGGACATCTGCACCCTGCTGTCGCTGTATCCGCTGGCGCGGGTGCCGGACGTGCAGCCGGCGGCCGCGGCCGACTATTTCATGAAGGGCGGTCCGCTGACCTGGATCGCGCGCAATCTGGTGGGCATCGTGCCGGTCGTGCGCAGCGGTATGAAATCCGCCAACGGCGAGCGCCGCGATCCGCTGGAAGGCTGCTACGAAGCCCTGGCGCGCGGCGCCATCCTCGTGATCTTCCCCGAAGGCACGCGCGGCGAGCCGGAGCGCCTGCAGGCGCTGAAGTCCGGCATCGCGCATCTCGCGCGGCGCTTTCCCGGGGCGCCGGTGGTGCCCCTGTACATGCATGGCCTGGGCAAGTCCATGCCCAAGGGGTCTTTCATTCCCTTGCCGGTCTTCGTCGACATCTTCATCGGCCGCGCCTTGTCCTGGCGCGACGATGGGGGCGAGGACAAGGCCGTCTTCATGCAGACGCTCAGCGACTGCTTCGCCAGCCTCAGGCTGAAAGCCCGTCCCACGCGCGAGGATGCGCAGGAGGACGTCGACCAGGAGAACGCATGA
- a CDS encoding phosphatidate cytidylyltransferase, translating to MNALFPYGFFPASQLPLYYAFGGVLVLLVIASVVSLSLKRARPAKNYTELRQRVRTWWWIAGIFALALCMHPKGAIVLMAVVSFLAFKEYLSLLTTRRADHVVLLWAYLAIPLQYWWVWLDWYGMFIIFIPVYLFLFLPMRMVMVGETRGFLHSAGTLHWGMMTTVFSLSHIAFLVNLPDLHGPRPLTGGMYVFYLLLLTQLNDVTQYIWGKCIGRHKVIPKVSPNKTVEGLLGGVLTTTLLAWLLAPWFTPFTPLEAVLVGLLIGLGGFIGDVVMSAVKRDIGVKDASSMLPGHGGILDRLDSLTYTAPLFFHVLYFLHY from the coding sequence ATGAACGCCTTGTTTCCCTACGGATTCTTCCCGGCCAGCCAACTGCCGCTCTATTACGCATTCGGCGGCGTGCTGGTCCTGCTGGTCATCGCCAGCGTGGTCTCGCTGTCCCTGAAGCGCGCGCGGCCGGCGAAGAACTACACCGAGCTGCGCCAGCGCGTGCGCACGTGGTGGTGGATCGCGGGGATCTTCGCCCTGGCGCTGTGCATGCATCCCAAGGGCGCCATCGTCCTGATGGCCGTGGTCAGCTTCCTCGCCTTCAAGGAATACCTGTCGCTGCTGACCACGCGGCGGGCGGACCACGTGGTGCTGCTGTGGGCCTACCTGGCGATTCCCCTGCAATACTGGTGGGTCTGGCTGGACTGGTACGGCATGTTCATCATCTTCATCCCGGTCTATCTGTTCCTGTTCCTGCCCATGCGGATGGTGATGGTGGGCGAGACGCGCGGCTTCCTGCATTCGGCCGGGACGCTGCATTGGGGCATGATGACCACGGTGTTCAGCCTCAGCCACATCGCCTTCCTGGTCAACCTGCCCGACCTGCACGGGCCGCGCCCGCTGACCGGTGGCATGTACGTGTTCTACCTGCTGCTGCTGACCCAGTTGAACGACGTGACGCAATACATCTGGGGCAAGTGCATCGGCCGCCACAAGGTGATTCCCAAGGTCAGCCCCAACAAGACGGTGGAGGGGCTGCTGGGCGGCGTCCTGACCACCACGCTGCTGGCCTGGCTGCTGGCGCCGTGGTTCACGCCCTTCACGCCGCTGGAGGCGGTGCTGGTGGGCCTGTTGATCGGGCTGGGGGGCTTCATCGGCGACGTGGTGATGTCGGCGGTCAAGCGCGACATCGGCGTCAAGGACGCCAGCAGCATGCTGCCGGGCCATGGCGGCATCCTCGATCGCCTCGATTCGCTGACCTATACCGCGCCCTTGTTCTTCCACGTGCTGTATTTCCTGCATTACTGA
- a CDS encoding CaiB/BaiF CoA transferase family protein gives MTSASPAAPRMAPHASSLSAADGGTAPASRAGGKGAATGPLHGVRILDLSAVVMGPYATQVLADLGADVIKVESPAGDNMRAVGPMRNPGMGHLYLHLNRNKRSVVLDLKQPAAREACLKLAENCDAVLYNIRPQAMQRLGLDYAAFAARNPRIVYAGAYGFSEAGPYAGRPAYDDLIQGQTGIADLSRRQSGGEPRYAPLTLADRAVGLQMAIALLAGVLHARAHGHGQSLEIPMFEGMAHMTLGDHLGGWTFDPPMGETGYARLLAPHRKPYATKDGHICLLVYNDKHWRNFFDAVGRPEMKQDPRFVTHGARAAHISEVYAWLAGVIEQRDTEEWLRLFAEADIPASRLYTIEDLIEDPHLKAVDFVRRVDHPTEGRLRTTAPLGRYAGTPTSLRRHAPRLGEQSLEILREAGYSDAAIQAMLDTQATLDGKAG, from the coding sequence ATGACCTCAGCTTCACCCGCCGCGCCGCGCATGGCGCCACACGCATCCTCCCTTTCCGCCGCGGACGGCGGCACGGCGCCGGCATCGCGGGCCGGCGGCAAGGGGGCGGCCACCGGCCCCTTGCACGGCGTGCGCATCCTGGATCTCAGCGCCGTCGTCATGGGTCCCTACGCCACGCAGGTCCTGGCGGACCTGGGCGCCGACGTCATCAAGGTCGAATCGCCGGCGGGCGACAACATGCGCGCCGTGGGCCCCATGCGCAATCCCGGCATGGGGCACCTCTACCTGCACCTGAACCGCAACAAGCGCTCGGTGGTGCTGGACCTGAAGCAGCCGGCCGCGCGCGAAGCCTGCCTGAAACTGGCCGAAAACTGCGACGCTGTCCTGTACAACATCCGGCCCCAGGCCATGCAGCGCCTGGGCCTGGACTACGCCGCCTTCGCCGCGCGCAATCCGCGCATCGTGTACGCCGGCGCCTATGGCTTCAGCGAGGCCGGGCCCTATGCCGGCCGTCCCGCCTACGACGACCTGATCCAGGGCCAGACCGGCATCGCCGACCTGAGCCGCCGCCAGAGCGGCGGCGAACCGCGCTACGCGCCGCTCACCCTGGCCGACCGCGCCGTCGGCCTGCAGATGGCGATCGCCCTGCTGGCCGGCGTGCTGCACGCCCGCGCCCACGGCCACGGACAGAGCCTGGAAATTCCCATGTTCGAGGGCATGGCCCACATGACGCTGGGCGATCACCTGGGCGGCTGGACCTTCGATCCGCCCATGGGCGAGACGGGCTACGCGCGCCTGCTGGCGCCGCACCGCAAGCCCTATGCGACCAAGGACGGCCACATCTGCCTGCTGGTCTACAACGACAAGCACTGGCGCAATTTCTTCGACGCCGTGGGGCGGCCGGAGATGAAGCAGGACCCGCGCTTCGTCACGCACGGCGCCCGCGCCGCGCACATCAGCGAGGTCTATGCCTGGCTGGCCGGCGTCATCGAGCAGCGCGACACGGAGGAATGGCTGCGCCTGTTCGCCGAGGCGGACATCCCGGCGTCCCGGCTGTACACCATCGAGGACCTGATCGAGGACCCGCACCTGAAGGCGGTGGATTTCGTGCGCCGCGTCGACCATCCCACCGAAGGCCGGCTGCGCACCACGGCGCCCCTGGGCCGCTATGCGGGCACGCCGACGTCCTTGCGCCGCCATGCGCCGAGGCTGGGCGAACAAAGCCTGGAAATCCTGCGCGAAGCGGGATATTCGGACGCGGCGATCCAGGCCATGCTCGACACCCAGGCCACGCTGGACGGCAAGGCCGGCTGA
- a CDS encoding IclR family transcriptional regulator: protein MSVKTALRVIEIIEVFARERRPLSLSELARLLEVPVSSCLALIRTLNELGYLYEVGRRNGYYPTSRLLAKAQQISKADPVLERVYPSLAELRDATQETVVFAKLSTDHRVVYLEVLASPHTIRYVAAAGEFRPVHANSLGKALLSLMPADERRALLAKAPLERFNERTLVDIDAIEAELALSRERGWFRNLSESIDEVGAVAWPLTLGGERYAISVGAPVYRIEPNQAAYASIIRAACAALERHG from the coding sequence ATGAGCGTCAAGACCGCCTTACGAGTCATAGAAATCATCGAGGTCTTCGCGCGCGAAAGGCGGCCCTTGTCCCTGTCCGAGCTGGCGCGCCTGCTGGAGGTGCCGGTCTCCAGTTGCCTGGCCCTCATCCGCACGCTCAACGAGCTGGGCTATCTCTACGAAGTGGGGCGGCGCAACGGCTATTACCCGACCAGCCGCCTGCTGGCCAAGGCGCAGCAGATTTCCAAGGCCGACCCGGTGCTGGAGCGTGTCTACCCCAGCCTGGCCGAATTGCGCGACGCCACCCAGGAAACCGTGGTCTTCGCCAAGCTGTCGACCGATCACCGCGTGGTCTACCTGGAGGTGCTGGCCTCGCCGCATACCATCCGCTACGTCGCCGCGGCGGGCGAATTCCGGCCGGTGCACGCGAATTCCCTGGGCAAGGCCTTGCTGTCGCTGATGCCGGCCGACGAGCGCCGGGCCTTGCTGGCGAAGGCGCCGCTGGAGCGCTTCAACGAGCGCACCCTGGTCGATATCGACGCCATCGAGGCCGAGCTGGCGCTGTCGCGCGAGCGCGGCTGGTTCCGCAACCTGAGCGAATCGATAGACGAGGTGGGCGCGGTGGCGTGGCCGCTGACCCTGGGCGGCGAACGCTATGCGATTTCCGTGGGCGCGCCGGTGTACCGCATCGAGCCCAACCAGGCCGCGTACGCCAGCATCATCCGCGCCGCCTGCGCGGCGCTGGAGCGGCACGGGTAG
- a CDS encoding bifunctional alpha/beta hydrolase/class I SAM-dependent methyltransferase, which translates to MTVRALTEHTFASHDGAALFYRHWSPAAPVASAAPGASSTSTPPRAVVLFHRGHEHGGRMMHVADELDLPDHHVFAWDARGLGRSPGERGYAENFGVLVQDVDAFIRHISQEYRIAVEDISVVAQSVGAVVVATWVHDYAPAIRCMVLASPAFDVKLYVPLARPGLALMQKVRGKFFVNSYVKARYLTHDPERITSYMADPLITRPIAVNILLGLYEAADRVVADAAAIHTPTQVLVSGADWVVRHKPQFDFLERLSSPIKESQVFPGFFHDTLGERDRHLPIAAARDFILRCEAAPPALREARAALLAADRAGPTRREFDALQVPPDSLAARAWWALGRLGIQAGAALSEGMRLGVDTGFDSGSTLDYVYRDQPAGRGPLAWLGRYADKAYLDSIGWRGIRVRKANLLTLINRAVDRLTAAGTPVRVVDIAAGHGRYVLEALAARKGEVERILLRDYSPLNVEGGGRLIETLGLADVARFEQGDAFDQASLAALAPAPTLAVVSGLYELFPRNDGIQASLAGLTSAMASGAVLLYTNQPWHPQLEMIARTLTSHRADMPWIMRRRTQAEMDALVAAAGFRKLEQLSDPWGIFTVSMAVRDDAA; encoded by the coding sequence ATGACCGTTCGCGCCCTTACGGAACACACTTTCGCCAGCCATGACGGCGCGGCGCTGTTCTATCGCCATTGGTCGCCTGCCGCGCCCGTTGCGTCCGCCGCGCCCGGCGCATCCTCCACGTCCACCCCGCCGCGCGCGGTCGTGCTGTTCCATCGCGGCCACGAGCACGGTGGGCGCATGATGCACGTGGCCGACGAGCTGGACCTGCCGGATCATCACGTCTTCGCCTGGGATGCGCGCGGCCTGGGGCGCTCGCCGGGAGAGCGCGGCTATGCGGAGAACTTCGGCGTGCTGGTGCAGGACGTCGATGCCTTCATCCGGCATATTTCCCAGGAGTACAGGATCGCGGTCGAGGACATTTCGGTGGTCGCGCAGAGCGTGGGCGCGGTGGTGGTGGCGACCTGGGTGCACGATTACGCGCCGGCCATCCGCTGCATGGTGCTGGCCTCGCCCGCCTTCGACGTCAAGCTGTACGTGCCGCTGGCGCGGCCGGGCCTGGCCTTGATGCAGAAGGTCAGGGGCAAGTTCTTCGTCAATTCGTACGTCAAGGCGCGCTACCTGACGCACGACCCGGAGCGCATCACGTCCTACATGGCCGATCCGCTCATCACGCGCCCGATCGCCGTCAACATCCTGCTGGGCCTGTATGAAGCGGCCGACCGCGTGGTCGCCGACGCCGCGGCCATCCACACGCCCACGCAGGTGCTGGTCTCCGGCGCGGACTGGGTGGTGCGCCACAAGCCGCAGTTCGATTTCCTCGAACGGCTGTCCTCGCCCATCAAGGAATCGCAGGTCTTTCCCGGCTTCTTCCATGACACGCTGGGCGAGCGGGACCGGCATCTGCCCATCGCCGCCGCGCGCGACTTCATCCTGCGCTGCGAAGCCGCGCCGCCGGCCTTGCGCGAGGCTCGCGCCGCCTTGCTGGCGGCCGACCGGGCCGGGCCGACGCGGCGCGAGTTCGACGCCTTGCAGGTGCCGCCGGACAGCCTGGCGGCGCGCGCCTGGTGGGCGTTGGGCCGCCTGGGCATCCAGGCGGGGGCCGCGCTGTCGGAGGGCATGCGGCTGGGGGTGGACACCGGCTTCGATTCGGGCTCCACGCTGGACTACGTCTATCGCGACCAGCCCGCCGGCCGCGGTCCGCTGGCCTGGCTGGGCCGCTACGCCGACAAGGCCTATCTGGACAGCATAGGATGGCGCGGCATCCGCGTGCGCAAGGCCAATCTGCTGACCTTGATCAATCGCGCGGTGGACCGCCTGACGGCGGCGGGCACGCCGGTGCGCGTGGTCGACATCGCCGCGGGCCACGGCCGCTATGTGCTGGAGGCGCTGGCCGCGCGCAAGGGCGAGGTGGAGCGCATCCTGCTGCGCGACTACAGCCCCTTGAACGTGGAGGGCGGCGGCCGCCTGATCGAGACGCTGGGCCTGGCGGACGTGGCCCGCTTCGAACAGGGCGACGCCTTCGACCAGGCCAGCCTGGCCGCGTTGGCGCCGGCCCCGACGCTGGCGGTGGTTTCCGGCCTGTATGAACTGTTCCCGCGCAACGACGGCATCCAGGCCTCGCTGGCGGGGCTGACCAGCGCCATGGCCTCGGGCGCGGTGCTGCTGTACACCAACCAGCCCTGGCATCCGCAACTGGAGATGATCGCCCGGACGCTGACCAGCCATCGGGCCGACATGCCGTGGATCATGCGCCGCCGCACCCAGGCGGAGATGGACGCCCTGGTGGCGGCGGCGGGCTTCCGCAAGCTCGAGCAGTTGAGCGATCCCTGGGGCATTTTCACCGTTTCGATGGCGGTGCGAGATGACGCCGCCTGA
- a CDS encoding cupin domain-containing protein codes for MSKTPSWLVREADVPGYHPANHVGTTNRRLIGPDTVGSKGVEVLLGVIEKNQGALPHAHPGIEQVCYLLSGTARAEMNGEVADMVAGDCCYFPPELPHKFTVTSDEPARLLVIYTPPYEERPDRVIR; via the coding sequence ATGTCCAAGACCCCCAGTTGGCTGGTCCGCGAGGCCGACGTTCCGGGCTACCACCCCGCCAATCATGTGGGCACCACCAACCGCCGCCTCATCGGCCCCGATACCGTGGGCTCCAAGGGGGTGGAAGTGCTGTTGGGCGTCATCGAGAAGAACCAGGGCGCGCTGCCGCACGCCCATCCCGGCATCGAGCAGGTCTGTTATCTGCTCTCCGGCACCGCCCGCGCCGAGATGAACGGCGAGGTGGCCGACATGGTGGCCGGCGATTGCTGTTATTTCCCGCCCGAGCTGCCGCACAAATTCACCGTCACCAGCGACGAGCCCGCCCGCCTGCTGGTGATCTACACGCCGCCCTACGAAGAACGGCCGGATCGCGTGATCCGCTGA
- a CDS encoding Bug family tripartite tricarboxylate transporter substrate binding protein, translating into MPRASVWLRHSVAGLLAGAALASAPAFAKYPDHPITVVVPFPAGSGTDAVGRIFAQQLGEILGGQVIVENKPGGNATIGANYVARAKPDGYTLFITTNTSHSAAPFLNKNVPYDPVKDFTPIARGGNLPFILVVNPKLPVKSVQELVAYAKQHPGKMTYASGNSTGIVAGATFADRAGIKLLHVPYKGTPQAMTDVMSGQVDMMFTDVASSLAFVQSGKLRALAVSTAARSNVVPDIPSMEDAGIQNFDINSWNGLLGPAGMPKDVVDQLNAAMNKIVKDPATRKRFADLGFDAFSGTPEEFAAFVSQQRDLWGKMIKDAGIAPE; encoded by the coding sequence ATGCCCCGCGCCAGCGTCTGGCTGCGTCATAGCGTGGCCGGCCTGCTGGCCGGCGCCGCCCTCGCCAGCGCCCCCGCTTTCGCCAAGTACCCGGATCACCCCATCACCGTGGTCGTGCCCTTCCCCGCCGGTTCGGGCACCGACGCCGTGGGCCGCATCTTCGCCCAGCAGCTCGGCGAAATCCTCGGCGGCCAGGTCATCGTGGAAAACAAGCCGGGCGGCAACGCCACCATCGGCGCCAACTACGTGGCGCGCGCCAAGCCGGACGGCTACACGCTGTTCATCACCACCAACACCTCGCACTCGGCGGCGCCCTTCCTGAACAAGAACGTGCCCTACGATCCGGTGAAGGACTTCACGCCGATCGCGCGCGGCGGCAACCTGCCCTTCATCCTGGTGGTCAATCCCAAGCTGCCGGTCAAGTCGGTGCAGGAACTCGTGGCCTACGCCAAGCAGCATCCCGGCAAGATGACCTACGCCAGCGGCAACAGCACCGGCATCGTGGCCGGCGCCACCTTCGCCGACCGCGCCGGCATCAAGCTCCTGCACGTGCCCTACAAGGGCACGCCGCAGGCCATGACGGACGTGATGAGCGGCCAGGTCGACATGATGTTCACCGACGTGGCCTCCAGCCTGGCCTTCGTGCAGTCCGGCAAGCTGCGCGCGCTGGCCGTGTCCACGGCCGCGCGCAGCAACGTGGTGCCCGACATCCCCTCCATGGAGGACGCCGGCATCCAGAACTTCGACATCAACTCCTGGAACGGCCTGCTCGGCCCCGCCGGCATGCCCAAGGACGTCGTGGATCAGTTGAACGCGGCGATGAACAAGATCGTCAAGGATCCCGCCACCCGCAAACGCTTCGCCGACCTCGGCTTCGACGCCTTCAGCGGCACGCCCGAGGAATTCGCCGCCTTCGTGTCGCAGCAACGCGACCTGTGGGGCAAGATGATCAAGGACGCAGGAATCGCACCGGAATGA
- a CDS encoding phosphatase PAP2/dual specificity phosphatase family protein, whose amino-acid sequence MTPPERTGVGADAPARGGPGEPGLAVAAGNMRAGGGASSDGRPTLQAALWLVFLGPLFFISYGYANHYSSGLPRVGSFVYGWERDLPFWPWTILPYMSIDLFYAISLFVCASRAELRTHAARLLAATLVSVACFLVFPLRFSFSRPPTSGFNGWLFDLLTGFDLPFNQAPSLHISLLMILWTCYARHVRGAWRWLLHGWFTLIGISVLTTYQHHFIDVWTGAAVGVLCLYLLPGEPWTLRFARRAAGVGAGAAATATATADAGDGEDWRRRRRLAHRYAQGCVVFLLLAVAAARVDWVTASLLLCWPAFSLAMVALAYYGQGERVFQKQAGRMRVAAQWALAPYLLAAWVSSRLYTLRVAPQVEVYPGVWMGRAPSARDLRRGGFTAIVDLAAEFPARRAARRLDYTQVSMLDLVMPSDEQLRAAAAAIAAAYGRGQQRDGGAGATSADEAAGPQRLLVHCALGYSRSALAIAAWRATQGDDPAAVLEHLRAHRAIVVAPSWLRLLRDSQVWLDSREPQGSQAPADGQGRRPGADPRPVDDRQPARETPR is encoded by the coding sequence ATGACGCCGCCTGAACGGACGGGCGTTGGCGCGGATGCGCCGGCGCGTGGCGGGCCGGGCGAGCCGGGGCTCGCCGTCGCGGCGGGGAACATGCGGGCCGGCGGCGGCGCCTCGTCCGACGGGAGGCCGACCTTGCAGGCGGCGCTGTGGCTGGTCTTCCTGGGGCCGCTGTTCTTCATCAGCTACGGCTACGCCAATCATTACAGCAGCGGGCTGCCGCGGGTCGGCAGCTTCGTCTACGGCTGGGAGCGCGACCTGCCTTTCTGGCCGTGGACCATCCTGCCCTACATGTCCATCGACCTGTTCTACGCGATCTCGCTATTCGTCTGCGCCAGCCGGGCGGAATTGCGCACGCATGCGGCGCGGCTGCTCGCGGCCACGCTGGTGTCGGTCGCCTGCTTCCTGGTGTTTCCGCTGCGTTTTTCCTTTTCGCGGCCGCCGACCAGCGGATTCAACGGCTGGCTGTTCGACCTGTTGACGGGCTTCGACCTGCCTTTCAACCAGGCGCCTTCGCTGCACATCAGCCTGCTGATGATCCTGTGGACCTGCTATGCGCGGCACGTGCGCGGGGCATGGCGCTGGCTGCTGCACGGCTGGTTCACGCTGATCGGGATTTCCGTCTTGACCACGTACCAGCATCATTTCATCGACGTCTGGACGGGGGCGGCGGTGGGCGTGCTGTGTCTTTACCTGCTGCCCGGCGAGCCCTGGACCTTGCGCTTCGCGCGGCGGGCGGCAGGAGTGGGGGCCGGCGCCGCCGCTACGGCAACCGCTACCGCCGATGCCGGCGACGGGGAGGACTGGCGCCGGCGCCGCAGGCTGGCGCATCGTTATGCGCAGGGCTGCGTGGTCTTCCTGCTGCTTGCGGTGGCGGCGGCGCGCGTGGACTGGGTGACGGCGTCGCTGCTGCTTTGCTGGCCGGCGTTTTCGCTGGCCATGGTGGCCTTGGCCTACTACGGCCAGGGCGAGCGGGTCTTCCAGAAGCAGGCCGGCCGGATGCGCGTGGCCGCGCAATGGGCCCTGGCGCCTTATCTGCTGGCGGCATGGGTGTCTTCCCGTCTCTATACCTTGCGCGTGGCCCCGCAGGTCGAGGTCTATCCCGGCGTGTGGATGGGCCGCGCGCCCTCGGCCCGCGACCTGCGCCGCGGCGGCTTCACCGCCATCGTCGATCTCGCCGCGGAATTTCCCGCGCGGCGGGCGGCCCGCCGCCTGGATTACACGCAGGTGTCGATGCTGGACCTCGTCATGCCGAGCGACGAGCAATTGCGCGCGGCCGCGGCGGCAATCGCGGCGGCATACGGACGCGGGCAGCAGCGAGACGGCGGCGCCGGCGCGACGAGCGCGGACGAGGCAGCGGGCCCGCAACGCCTGCTGGTCCATTGCGCGCTGGGCTATTCGCGCAGCGCGCTGGCCATCGCCGCCTGGCGCGCAACGCAGGGCGACGACCCGGCCGCGGTCCTCGAACATCTGCGTGCCCATCGCGCCATCGTCGTCGCGCCTTCCTGGCTGCGCCTCTTGCGCGATAGCCAAGTCTGGCTGGATAGCCGGGAGCCACAGGGTAGCCAAGCTCCGGCGGACGGCCAGGGACGGCGGCCTGGCGCCGACCCGCGCCCTGTCGATGACAGACAACCAGCAAGGGAAACACCGAGATGA